The Eublepharis macularius isolate TG4126 chromosome 12, MPM_Emac_v1.0, whole genome shotgun sequence genomic sequence CTCTTGCAAATAAAGTTTCCCTTTTTCTCCTTTATGAGTAGCTGGTGCCCTCGGATTTAAGTGCAGTAGGGTCCTGGTCTTTCAAACATTGCTTGGTTCTTCTGGTTAGAGTTTTCAGAAAAGtgcaaataaaaattatttttgcagtTTATGCGTGGCGTGTTGTGGTTAGAGAGggccggactaggatctggaagagctTGGAATGGATCCCCACTTTGccgtgaaagcttgctgggtgactttgggtcagtcacacacggTCAGACTAACTTGTCTCATGgggttgtgaagacaaaatggagaatgatgtaagccgatTTGAGtgcctactggggagaaagatagggtaaacatgaagtaaaataaaaatgtgtgtgcgcgcgcgcgcgcaaggCTGGCGAATACACAGTTGGTCTTTTGCATCCTGGAGACAAAACACAGATCCTTTTGCAGTGTTGGAACTGTATATGAAGTTGTTTTCCTCCAAGCATGGACAGAGTGCctttgtgtgtggggtggggtggggtgtggggtaGGGTTGATTTagagagccatcctaagcagatctacgcAGGTCTATTCATTAGTAgtttctcccaggaaagtgttcttaagactgcactgttatCCTGTGGGATTGTGTGAATTTGCCAACACAGTCGGTGATCCTGTGGCATTATTACATGTGGTTAACAACAGGGTGGTACCTTTCTCAGTGTCTAGGCAGATGCtgagtttgtgtgtgtatttacaTTAAATCGGCATATGTTGATGAGGCCTGACATTCTGTTCCCAACCACCCCCAGAACCAATTGTAATGGCTCACTTGCCAAACACCTTGCAAATAAGTGAGAGATCAGACCTGGAAAGATCTCATGTATGTACACAGACAACACCGGCAACAAACAGATAATGAAACCTGGTGGATTAGCCCTTTGTTTTAAAGCAGTTCCAGTTTGCTGGCATAGTATTTAAGAGCCTTGATGGGTCAAAGTCCAGAGACAGTGCACTTCTAAGCCTATCTACCCAGAAGTAAACTCCATTGAATTCTCTAGGACGTGTGCTTAAGTTTGCAACCTTAGTCCAGACTCCAACATCTAGTTTCTCATAAGCAAGGTCACAAACACAGTGTGTACCTTCCTGTTGTGCCCTGTTGTTTGGTGTTGGAGGGTACACTGTTTCTGGACAAGGAAGTTCTATTAGTCATCGTGGCTAACTGCCACTGGTACAGCACGAAATCCTCAGTTCAATGCTTATCTCATTTGTGAACTAGTTGTGTCCTCAGGAAAGCCATTTCCCCTCAGCCTcagctctctctcccttccccacaacCTGGTAATATTTACTTCTTTCatctattgtccacctttctttcTGAGATTCAGGATAGATTATAGAGTTataaaaacaatgtttaaaaaatcagtatAATATATACAAATTAATAATGCAATAAAACCAGATCACACAATTAAAGAACAAGGAAATAAAAATGATATAGTGCAGCCAATACACTGGCTTTCACAGTGAGAGAACAACTGTTAGAGATAGGGTAATACATCAAATGAACAATGCAGCAtaaaggggaggaaaagaaagcTACCTAAAATTTTCACAGGCAATCAAAATCACAACTCTTTTTCACCTTATAGAAAATGCGCTTCTGCCAAATTCAGTTTTACGCAATCCCagatccctttataaaaatgccctccagaaCAATTCtttttttgcacattctgtggaatgCCAAAAGGCCTTCCTCATCTTATCAGGAAGACTTTTTTTTCCAGATGGAGGCCACAGTGGGGAAGGGCAGCTGTTAACCTTACATAACACTGGTCTGCCTTGTGTGGCTGTAATGGTTTCTGTACAGGAAGCACTGAAAATAATACTATGCAAATACTAACTGGTTATTAGTGGCGTTACTATAATAAggtaattatatttattttatttatttatttattcaatttatataccgcccatccccaggggctctgggcggtgaacagttaaaattgataaaaaccaaaactaaaatccatatacaaataataaaacaaattaacaaggtgcagtggtggggagaaccttccccaccccaaaggtgggaggccgacatggcaccgctcccttcaatcaccaaacgcctggtggaacagctctgtcttacaggcccggcagaacgataatatgtcccgctgggcccgggtttccattgacagagcgttccaccaggctggggccaggactgaaaaggccctggccctggttgaagcgaggcgggcttccttagggccggggaccacaagtaaatatttattcgctgatcggagcgatctccagggaatgtacagggagaggcggtcccgaagatatgccggtcccaacccactcagggctttaaaggtaagaaccaacactttgaacctgattcggaattcaaccggaagccagtgcagctggcgtaggacaggtgtgatgtgtgactggtaaggtataccagtcaggacctgtgccgccgcattctggaccagttgtagtttccagatcaggcccaggggtagcccagcgtagagtgagttacagtaatctagcctggaggtgaccgttgcatggatcactgtagccaggtcctggggcgtcaggtagggggcaagttgcctgatctgacgaagatggaaaaatgcagacttggcaactgccgtgacctgggcctccatcgatagggaggcatccaggaacacacccagactctttaccactggcaaagttgccagtggtgtcccatccagggcagggagctggatcccaacatctggcagcccccgtatATGATCTCCACGTGCTTGTACCATACTCATTTACAATTTAAGAGGCAGCTGGTCTGGGTATCATTGTAAAGGCTGTTTTGATTGGTCTATGTGATCCTTTGCCACTGCCCCTCTAGGAGATCCTAGATCCTTTTCAATGGGGTTGGGTGTTTGGCTAGTCAAAATGATTTTGGTTAATTAAAGGTCAAGTGTCTTGAAAGCATTCTCTTCAGAACAAAGAAGACTTTAATCATTAACAGGATTGATGTTCAAGCTAACAAAAAACAAATTAGTAGTTAACTGCTATTGTGAACCAATGACATTAAAGTTCAAAATGGCAATGTTTCAAAAGAATTTGGGAGGATCTCAAAGTTAGGCACACTTTCTATAAAGTTAGGTACAACGTTAGGTACAATTTCTATAAACGAGACAGCTTTGTATAGCAGTCAGTAGCAATATGTGTCTTTTGGGAAAATTGGAATTGGAATTTTGTCAACTTCAAATTAAAATCATTTCAATATTGAAATAATGTAACAAAAGTAGGCAAATACATCATGTATCAGCATTGAGTTTTGTCCATGCTCCCTATTTGCAGCAGAACAGCCTTGACAACTATAAATAAACAGAGGAAATTTTTCCATAGAAAAATATACCATTGGAAATCCACCTCACATccccagtggttagagtgccagatgaGGATGGCTGGAGGTGTTTGGACActgaactcactgggtgactttgggccggtTGTACTCTTTCAACCAAATAGCTTCGCAGGGTTGTTAAGATAAAAGAGAGGAGGAGCAAACTCTATTCTTGGCTGGGATGAAATGTAAAAGAGTTATCTTTGTAATGCATTGTACGAAGGTCTCCCTTCTAAGCTACCTTAAAGACTGcatttggtgcagaatgctgcggcTCTGCTATTatcaggaaggaggaggagaatgcaTATTACATGAGATGCCTCACTGTGTgttctcaagtgtagggagatgcaatgttaactagaaagcgtagtttaaaaagacagccagcagagatcattcttcagagggtttgttaatttcatctttgcctcccctaaggctctgtcaatttcacctttccagtctgaaactgtgtgggatcacaactagAAGGCAGTGacgaatggaaatgggctggaactaccttccagaactgggcttggacctggagaggttataatgggctgaagttttccttctggcatttcacagccccttcacacagctccagtgcatagcaaagcctttgccctgctgctagctctgtctttttaaactacccttcccagctaacatttcatctcctgacacatgttcttcacgtgtcagatgtcttgtgtagagagactctatgttaAGTTAGGTTCTTTAGCTACTGGGTCATTGGGAGGCCTGCAGTTAGGAATTGGATCTAAAGGATATCTGCTTTCTAGttaatttgcagtgcaatcctaaacaggtctactcggAATCCTACTGAAGGGACTTACTCCCCAGAAAGTGTTAGGGTTGCAGTGTTGGTTGCTTTAGGACAGCTATATGAGCTGGAGAGCATCTCAAATTTATGAGGGCATTAAAATGTTGATCATAACCTCCTTACTTCCTCCAGATTCAGGAAATCCTCTGAGAAAAATTCAAAGTCAAGCAGGAAAATGCTTAGCAGGTCAAAGTTAAGATTGGGGAGATCCACatcaacactccccccccccttcccactaaACCATGAACCCATGAAGCTGACTGCgttgccttgggccagtcaccattCCCGGCCCAACCTACCTCTCAGCATTATTCCTTGTGAGTATAAAGTAGGGAAAGCCACGTATGCCGCACCCTGGGATCCTTGGAAGGAAAGAGTGATAGATACGTCATAGTTTGAAGCTATATTTTGGGTGATGGTGGAGACCCCAATAAAGAACATTGCTGCTGTACAAAACATGTCTGTACTTCTAATCTCCCATATAGaggcagctttttcactcagtctcatgTAATTCTCCATCTTACTACAGCTACCACCCCATAAAGCTTTTGTGCACACTGATCCCATGATCCTTAACCCAGCCTCTTCTGGTGGCCAAAAgaacccttcccttccttcttcaccAGTAGAAAAGCCGATTGGATCCCACCCATTTACCACTGGAATCTTTGTATGAATATTGCCTTGCACATTAATATaatattagagttgccagctctaggtgagggaattcctggagatttgagggtgggatttgaggaggccagggacctcagtggggtataatgccatagagtccaccctccaaagcagctattttcgcCAGAAGAaatcatctctgtagtctggagatcagcagtaattctgagaaatctctCCAGACCCCACCAGGAAGTTGGCACCCAGATTGCATATGGGGCCCATTGCAAAAATGAGCTGGGCCAGAGGTTGAGTTCGGAGTTTGTGGCTTACGGTGTCAAAGAAAATCAAGCTCTGTTTTTCTAAACCATGGTATTAAAACATTCCTTTAGCAGCTACACTTCTGAGATTAAATAAGTAGTTTTTAATTATGACAAAACTATTTTTGTCCTCTGTAAATTCCCCCTCCTcagtttccctccccccttcatttGTGACTGAAATACATTTCTCCAGCATACTGgactccaaataaataaatgcctcaATAATGATAAAAGCAGTATATTTCCAGTGCTATTCACACAAAtctgtatttttaatgttataaCAACATTTCCATCATTGTATTTGTATGCATGCTACAATTAACAACTTAAAAAGCCATCTTTCCAACTAATGCTGCTTACAAAACAATTAGGTTTGGAGGATGCTGCTTAAAAACTGCATTACTTTTAGAAGAAGCAACATAACAATTTTTTCACAATAGCTACATGAAGATTCACCTGGATCTGAGAATATACTCTACACTGCTGCATCCTTTTCTAAACATCTCTATGACTAAATCACCTTTGCTCTAATCCAGAGAGTTATAAGAAGGTGGAAAGCTACAATGAAGCAAGGGAGACAGCAAAGAGGATGACTGATGGTGTTCAACTTTGACGCctattgagttggatccagccaactttttagCTCCATCTCAGCCGCTTTTCCTTGTTATAGCCCCCGTCCCTCATGGCTTTTGCCCATGCAGGTCTATGATCCCTCAGATAGCCTTTTGAGTAAGCAAATAAaaaagctggttagatccaaCCGATCATGAATATTGTGAAGCCAAGAGGCTTTCTATGGAACTTGCCTGAGAGAGATTTGAGGATGTGATTTGGAGCGGGGCAGCAGTGATGGATGAAGAATGTTCTCTCTCCTCCAGCAGCTTCTCTTCTCCAAATGACCCTAGGAGAAACAGCTCTCGGGCTTCCTGATGCAGGCATTTGTGTCTAATGTGCAGGTAGGCCCCAAGAATAGTAGGTCTGCGAGACTCTGTAGGCCTGTAAGATCTCTTTGCCTTCCTCATTGGAATACAATGCCCAGAATATTTTAACAGTTAAATTGGTATGAGAACCTTTTCACACGATTGGGTTGTATGCAAGAAATCTGCATTTATTTCTAATTGTGGTGTCTCTGCATTGTGACTGtacttttgctgtgggcagggctttttttctgggaaaagaggtggtggaactcagtggtggaactcaggacctcacaatgatgtcactttgggttagctggaacaaggggggagttttttaaagtttaaatcgccctcagcgaaaatggtcacatggctggtggccccgccccctgatctccagacagaggggagtttagattgccctccgcgccactggagggcaatctcaactcccctctgtctggagatcagggggtggggctaccagccatgtgaccattttcaagaggtgccggaactttgttccaccgcgttcccgctgaaaaaaaggcctggctgTGGGGATAGTTCAGTTTTTTCCCTGGACTCACATTTGGACATTTTATATCTAGATGTTTTTCCTTAGACAATTCTTATAGCTTTTAATGTTTCAAGTAGGATATGGCTTGTGATTTCTGCTCCTGTATTATTTGTAATTCTTTTAAATTATCTCTTCCTCTCCACTTTTATTCAATGAAGGCTGGACATCTATTTTTGTTTATCAGGAGGAACTATTAGGTTAGTTACTACAACAAAGCCTTGCATATTGAGAAGCTTAGTTGAGTATATTCTTTGTGCACTGAATGTTCCACTTGTCCTGTGGTGAAAAGCACATCTAGTACAGACATTTGGGAGGGGCAGTGGGAAGGGCACAGCATGGCTTTCTTCCCATCTCCCCAGCAAGGGCTCTTACTCTGAATGATCTAATACTGTTGACACTGGTGATGGGAGCAGCTCACAGAAAGCACCAGACCAAGACATTTGGATGCCCAAGGAGGAAACTTCAAAGAACAATCCCTCTTCTGCTAATTAACATGAAGAACAATCTGTAGTAGTACATTTCCTGTTCATTTAAATGGGTTGTGCACAAGAGAATTTCTCAGCAGATTGCGTCCCATGAGTCATCTTTCTCTCTCCCACTCTGCCGTTCCCTCATAGGCAGTCACTTCATTTTTGCTCCTTGGTAAAACATCTTCTGGATATAGCAAACACTGGTTCTTCAGAACCAAAATGTGGTAGATGCACATCTAGGAAAAGATTGCCTTAAGCAGGTCAATTGAGAGGCGGCAgttacattttctaaacaaataaatataaataaacaagtgCAGCCAGAAGCATTATTCAATCAATCAGGACAAGCCAGGCTACCTAAGATttcaacatgggggggggggtcacccagattttttcctcctccacaAGATAttgctaggtttgccaacctgaaggtggggcctgaagttctctcagagttacaattgatctctagactacagagattagttcccctggaggaaatggcagcttcagatggtggactctatggtataccatagattgtAGGAGAAAGGATGACATCATTTTCCTGCTGAACTCCCACCCCAGGCACtgtccacaaatctccaggaatttcccaagccagggtTGGCAATCCTTGGTGTTGCCCTTTTAAAAGGAAATACCCTATGCTGTTCAACTTATTTCAAGCTGgtatctattttaaaaaacacccaTAAGTTTGCCAAACTCAAAAGcctaaagttaaaaaaaacagcaattgaTATCCAGGCTTCTTTGAGGAACTTGTAAATACAGCAGTATATTTACAACAAGGATATTGGACATGAAGTCTTTTAATAGAAGGTGTCTTCCTGTTTCTTTATCTCCCCGATTCCTTTGTTCTATGGGAGACTTAAATTCCAGAAAAGAAGTCCAGTAGTTTTGTTTCTCCTGCAGACGATCACTTAAGCTAGACAGGCAGAGTCCAGGTATTGTGTAAGGAGGGCAGCAAAGATCTTGTCTCGGCGGGGCCGGGGTCAGCTTATTATACAGCCTCCCTTTTCCTTAAATGGGTTCTTGTCTTCTGGGATGGGCTTTAAGAGTGGGTCTTCTGCAGCATTGGCCTCTATATACTCCTTGATTTCTTTTGCTGTCTTGGAGACCTATTTGAGTGGGGGGAAATAAGCATTATTCTGGCGTTTGCTGAGCTCTAGCCCACGACTTTGGTGTCTAAGATGGAAAATACATATGAGATATCTTTTCTAATGAATTTATATGTGGCATAttgtaccctgacctggacagccaaggctagcctgatctcatcagatctcagatgctaagcagccTTGGCtagcttggatgggagatcaccagggaagtccagggCCATtatacagagacaggcaatggcaaactacttctgtttgtctcttgccttgaaatcgtATGGGACCACTGTAAATCAGCTGCAACTCAATGGCAAAAAAGCCCTACCAAAATGTATCTATCTTGAAAAATGTCATTGAAACAGAGAGGAGCTGCTCTTGGAGAGTTCAATGGGGCTTGCACAGGAGAACATCCCCTTGGATTTGTACTCCATGGTCTGTCTCCCACTATGGCCATCCTTAATAATGCCCCGAATCCCTTACCATGAGAGCAGGCAGGGGGGGCTAAAATCTAGAACAAAATGCTTATGATGTACTCTAACAAAAGAATTGTTAGAAGACAAAAGAATTGTCTTCATGGGACCTAAATATTTGCCGCAGATAACTTGTGTCTTTGAAATGCTTAAAGATTTTGCCACTGGGGGAGCTTTCAGCTCAAAATAACCAAAAACCTTGGCTATAAAAAGTAGGATGCAATATAGTCCACCAGTAGGCGCTCCTGTGCAAGTCCTGTTTTAATGCTTGGGAGTTGCTGGACCACGTCATACACTTGCATagcacctgttcatttcaattGACttcaggttggatccagccagcttttttgttaGTGCAAAAAGAAAGTTGGGTTTCTCtttgaccaccaagaaagactatGCTAGGGATCCTGGGACCTGCAGAGACAAAAAGCCTTGTGGGACAAAGGCCGTAATGAGGAGAATTGGGTGAGAAAACCTGAATGGAATGCTGGATCCAGCCCTTCATGCAAGAGAACTTCCTGGTGTTCTTTTTGTGTTCTATGCCTAAAAAAAGCCAAAAGGTGTTTAATGTTCAGTTTCCTTTCCCCATATCTTGTGAAACTTTTGATGCCTTTTGATATCTGATAAATAATGTAATCTTAAGAAAcactatatttttatttattttttattttacttcatttacaccctgcctttctccctgatggggactcaaagcagcttaaataattcttctctcctccaagtCAGTcacattggattttttttaacaaataggAGGGGGGGTGGTTGGATCCAGTAATCTGTTAGTGGAAAATGccgacagtcacagctcttttccatatcccccttctcctggcagTCTTCTGAAGAGGGGAATACAGGAAAGATCCATGATGAGATCTAACTTATTGCTATTTTTTTCCATATGAGTGgaaatgagttttttaaaaattttgatgAGTGTACCACTCATGCACACAGCTATCTTTTGTTCATATTTAAGATAATGTAATCTGTTATTATAGAagggaaggtagcatggtataacctgatcttgtcagatctcagaagctaagatggGTCAGTACTCAGATAGGCaagcaccaaggaagactctgcagaggaaggcaatggcacacctcctctgcttctcacttgccttgaaagccccttgctgggattgccataaatcagttgtgacttgacggtgTGTCACGTGTGTGCATGTacacacactagggttgccagcctccaggtagtggctggagatctcccggaattacaactggtctccaggccacagagatcagttcacctggagaaaatggctacttttgggggtgaactctatggaattatgccataccaaggtcctttccctcctcaaaccccactttctccaggtttcaccccccagatctccaggaatttcctaacttggagctggcaaccctaacacacacTCTGAtattatagatatatattatgTGTATTTTTATAGATTTGCCTGAAGAAAAATCTCAAAAGCAGTGGAGATTCAATTTCTAACAGCAAAAGGGatgtttaaaatattaaatgtTTGCATCTTTTGACTATTTCTTTTGTACCCCGTCATCCCAA encodes the following:
- the GNGT2 gene encoding guanine nucleotide-binding protein G(I)/G(S)/G(O) subunit gamma-T2, whose product is MAMDMTEKEILKMQIDQLKKETKTERQLVSKTAKEIKEYIEANAAEDPLLKPIPEDKNPFKEKGGCIIS